Proteins found in one Pectobacterium atrosepticum genomic segment:
- the folB gene encoding bifunctional dihydroneopterin aldolase/7,8-dihydroneopterin epimerase codes for MDIVFIEELTVITTIGVYDWEQTIQQKLVFDIEMGWDNRQAAASDDVNDCLSYADVSDAVIAHVANQRFALVERVAEEVAHMLMQRFSIPWLRIKLSKPGAVAQARQVGVIIERGAR; via the coding sequence ATGGATATCGTATTTATTGAAGAACTTACCGTAATCACTACGATTGGTGTTTACGATTGGGAACAGACCATCCAGCAGAAACTGGTGTTCGATATCGAAATGGGCTGGGATAACCGTCAGGCTGCGGCCAGTGACGATGTGAATGATTGCCTGAGCTATGCTGATGTCAGTGACGCGGTGATTGCCCATGTGGCAAACCAACGCTTTGCTCTGGTGGAGCGTGTTGCTGAAGAAGTTGCACACATGCTGATGCAACGCTTCTCGATTCCCTGGCTGCGCATCAAGCTTAGCAAGCCGGGCGCAGTCGCGCAGGCGCGTCAGGTTGGGGTCATTATTGAGCGCGGTGCGCGATAA
- the plsY gene encoding glycerol-3-phosphate 1-O-acyltransferase PlsY codes for MSVTALGMMLIAYLCGSVSSAILFCKITGLPDPRLHGSGNPGATNVLRIGGKAAAATVLVFDVLKGMLPVWGAYALGVTPLYLGLTAIAACLGHIYPVFFHFRGGKGVATALGAIAPIGLDLTGLMTGTWLLTVLLSGYSSLGAIVSALIAPFYVWWFKPQFTFPVAMLSCLILMRHHDNIQRLWRGQESKIWDKLRKKKQPEDEDTSPEE; via the coding sequence ATGAGTGTTACCGCGCTTGGTATGATGTTAATCGCGTATCTGTGTGGCTCTGTTTCCAGTGCGATTTTGTTCTGCAAAATTACTGGGCTGCCCGATCCGCGTCTGCATGGTTCTGGGAATCCTGGAGCCACGAACGTATTGCGTATTGGCGGCAAGGCTGCCGCTGCAACCGTATTGGTCTTTGATGTCCTGAAAGGCATGCTGCCTGTCTGGGGCGCTTATGCATTAGGCGTTACCCCGTTGTATCTCGGGTTAACCGCCATCGCCGCCTGCCTCGGCCATATTTATCCGGTCTTTTTCCACTTTCGCGGTGGTAAAGGCGTGGCAACCGCTCTTGGCGCCATCGCCCCAATCGGCTTGGATCTGACGGGTCTGATGACCGGCACCTGGCTACTAACCGTACTGTTAAGCGGCTATTCCTCGCTCGGTGCCATTGTCAGTGCGCTTATCGCACCGTTTTATGTCTGGTGGTTCAAGCCACAATTTACCTTCCCCGTCGCGATGCTCTCTTGCCTGATACTGATGCGTCACCACGACAATATCCAACGCCTATGGCGCGGACAGGAAAGTAAAATCTGGGATAAGCTGCGCAAGAAGAAGCAACCGGAAGACGAGGATACGTCCCCCGAAGAGTGA
- a CDS encoding methyl-accepting chemotaxis protein, giving the protein MLRNITIKTSLIALLGTMVLLLLLVCGIGITSINQGITSLTTIDKIQGKEVTALAGSYTASLRARTGAALAARQMENGLTDLANASVVRAEAYTALSHKEMTRFLSYGTVTERGAKMAAEVKSNYEQYMNLGVQPMVDALKRGDVAAYYVLLQDVLPPLSVKMDKVANEFRDFGLEVGENMLTEAESFAFDRLVIIGIACVFVLLLVLAAWIALKRSILSPLEDTVVQLEFIAHGDLTQRIADGGNNEIGRLIQAMKAMQHSLATAVGRVRDAGMQIDVGTRELSSGNTHLAARTEESASSLEETAASMEQLTATVTLNAESAEQAHTLAQNVSDIATKGSETVGGMIEKMQMISSSSARIGDILAVIDGIAFQTNILALNAAVEAARAGEQGRGFAVVAGEVRNLAQRSAQSAKEIKTLMEESQSRVSEGTVMAKMAGETMDDVSDAVARVTSLMREISTATREQSNGIGQVNLAVSQMDEVAQQNASLVEESAAATRSLEDQARLLAESMAQFKVQSQEFAAIGRF; this is encoded by the coding sequence ATGTTAAGAAACATCACAATCAAGACGAGCTTGATTGCTTTGTTAGGAACGATGGTACTGCTCTTATTGCTGGTCTGCGGAATTGGCATCACTTCCATTAATCAGGGAATCACTTCGCTTACAACAATCGACAAGATTCAGGGCAAAGAGGTTACTGCGCTGGCTGGGAGCTATACCGCCTCGCTGCGTGCAAGAACAGGGGCGGCTTTGGCTGCTCGTCAGATGGAAAACGGGCTGACCGATCTCGCAAATGCGTCGGTAGTGCGAGCGGAAGCCTATACGGCGCTCTCCCACAAAGAAATGACGCGTTTTCTTTCCTATGGAACCGTAACGGAACGCGGCGCCAAAATGGCGGCAGAGGTCAAAAGCAACTACGAGCAATACATGAACCTTGGCGTTCAGCCAATGGTCGATGCGCTGAAACGTGGTGACGTTGCTGCTTATTACGTGTTACTGCAAGACGTGCTACCACCGCTTAGCGTTAAGATGGATAAAGTAGCGAATGAATTCCGCGACTTTGGGCTGGAAGTTGGGGAAAACATGCTCACAGAAGCAGAAAGCTTTGCGTTTGACCGTCTGGTGATCATCGGTATTGCCTGCGTATTTGTTCTGCTGCTGGTATTAGCTGCATGGATTGCACTGAAGCGTTCCATTTTGTCTCCGCTTGAAGATACCGTCGTCCAGTTGGAGTTTATTGCCCACGGTGACCTGACCCAGCGTATTGCCGATGGTGGCAATAATGAAATTGGCCGCCTGATTCAGGCGATGAAGGCAATGCAGCATTCGCTGGCAACCGCCGTTGGCCGCGTCCGCGATGCGGGGATGCAGATTGACGTTGGTACTCGCGAGCTATCATCCGGTAATACCCATCTGGCTGCTCGTACGGAAGAGTCGGCATCATCGCTGGAAGAAACCGCAGCCAGTATGGAGCAGTTGACCGCCACGGTAACGCTAAACGCTGAGAGTGCGGAACAAGCTCATACGCTGGCGCAAAACGTGTCTGACATTGCCACTAAAGGCAGCGAGACGGTGGGGGGCATGATTGAGAAAATGCAGATGATCTCCAGCAGCTCCGCACGTATTGGCGATATTCTGGCAGTGATTGACGGCATTGCGTTCCAAACCAATATTCTGGCGCTAAATGCGGCAGTTGAAGCCGCGCGGGCGGGTGAGCAGGGACGTGGCTTTGCGGTCGTTGCGGGGGAAGTCCGTAATCTGGCGCAGCGCAGTGCGCAATCGGCGAAAGAGATCAAAACGCTGATGGAGGAATCCCAGAGCCGCGTCAGTGAAGGCACCGTTATGGCAAAAATGGCAGGTGAAACAATGGACGACGTTTCTGACGCGGTGGCACGAGTGACGTCGCTAATGCGTGAAATCTCAACGGCAACGCGTGAGCAGAGCAATGGCATTGGACAGGTGAATCTGGCGGTATCGCAGATGGATGAAGTTGCACAGCAAAATGCGTCTCTGGTCGAAGAATCCGCGGCCGCTACACGCTCACTGGAAGATCAGGCGCGTCTGTTAGCTGAAAGCATGGCACAGTTTAAAGTGCAGTCGCAGGAGTTTGCCGCTATCGGCCGATTCTAA
- a CDS encoding inorganic diphosphatase, giving the protein MSLNDVPAGKDLPEDIYVVIEIPANADPIKYEIDKDTGALFVDRFMSTAMFYPCNYGYINHTLSLDGDPVDVLVPTPYPLQPGSVIRCRPVGVLKMSDEAGEDAKLVAVPHSKLTKEYDHIKDVNDLSELLRAQISHFFEHYKDLEKGKWVKVEGWDNAEAAKAEIIASFERAKNK; this is encoded by the coding sequence ATGAGTCTGAACGATGTTCCAGCAGGTAAAGATCTGCCAGAAGATATCTATGTAGTGATTGAAATCCCCGCGAATGCCGATCCAATCAAATATGAAATTGATAAAGATACCGGTGCGCTGTTTGTAGACCGTTTCATGTCTACAGCCATGTTCTACCCATGCAACTACGGCTACATCAACCACACGCTGTCTCTGGATGGCGACCCAGTTGACGTGCTGGTACCGACCCCGTATCCGTTGCAGCCGGGCTCAGTGATCCGCTGCCGTCCTGTTGGCGTGCTGAAAATGAGCGACGAAGCGGGCGAAGATGCCAAGCTGGTTGCCGTTCCGCATAGCAAGCTGACTAAAGAATACGATCATATTAAAGACGTTAACGACCTGTCCGAACTGCTGCGTGCACAAATTAGCCACTTCTTTGAACACTACAAAGATCTGGAAAAAGGCAAGTGGGTGAAAGTTGAAGGTTGGGATAACGCTGAAGCGGCAAAAGCCGAAATCATTGCTTCCTTCGAGCGCGCGAAAAACAAATAA
- a CDS encoding gamma-glutamylcyclotransferase yields the protein MRIIVYGSLRRKQGNSHWMTNAQWLGDCLLAGFELYDLGHYPAVVPGDGEIRCEVYRISSSILTELDALKRDGHEYQRELIPTPLGNAWIYLYKHPVVGLMRIASGDWLKRNEEEA from the coding sequence ATGCGAATTATTGTTTACGGCAGTTTACGACGCAAACAGGGAAATAGTCATTGGATGACGAATGCGCAATGGTTAGGGGATTGTCTGCTCGCTGGTTTCGAGCTGTACGATCTCGGCCATTATCCGGCAGTCGTACCTGGCGATGGAGAGATCCGTTGCGAGGTCTATCGCATTAGTTCGTCGATTCTGACGGAACTGGATGCGTTAAAACGGGACGGTCACGAATACCAGCGTGAGTTGATTCCCACCCCTCTGGGCAATGCCTGGATTTATCTGTACAAACACCCTGTTGTAGGGCTAATGCGTATTGCCAGCGGCGACTGGCTGAAGCGCAATGAAGAAGAGGCTTGA
- a CDS encoding translocation/assembly module TamB: MMDDKNEKKAQDPVTEENVMPDSAPTTPARKGRWWKKIGIGIVAFLLLLIVGLGLLVGTTPGLHLLLNTAARVVPGLDIASVSGGWRDLTLKNVSYEMPGVTVKVDEFHLSLALGCLRKSQLCINDLSANRVDVVVDTKALPAAEESPPPSTPVTEISAPFPISLRQLVLNSVQVTVDDTAISLGEFRTGMQWEGRALTLLPTKISALLVALPKTPVDVLEDGKVTAAEMASVIKETAANVREAVEQGSSQTLQIDKVLEANNTVAAATTTTPILTASTPKTDSASDKPAVPEQPLGERLSALFSKPLLPDLPQFTLPLDLNIVEIHGEQLRLTGDQDILINNLFVQASTQQQHLRLDKLIVQSPQGGLNVRGEATLSDNWPVSLTANGVLNVDPLKGEKLKLTVDGGLREQLNVALNLSGPQRAQVDLQTKLAEAGLPLALTLQTERVRWPLTGATQYQASNVRLRFNGKATDYALSLRGDLSGADIPPATLLLDGKGNEQQFTLSRLRLAALQGNADLSALIDWSKAISWRSELLLNGINTAKQWPEWPAKIDGKITTRGSVYGGSWQLQVPELRLDGNVKANKLTARGELRGNAAGQWTIPGLNLALGRNQLNVKGDLSDKWQLDADINAPSLDGMLPGLAGRAIGTLKLRGNLREPQMLADITASGLRWQAITISQVRVEGDVRSEQQIQGKLAVRLEDLKQDGLNISLLTLDASGNEKQHQLRLNMQGEPVAGQLALSGSFDRQEQRWRGTLSNTRFDTPVGEWRLTQDMALDYLNTQQKITIGTHCWRNPNAELCVPKAIEAGPSGQASVRLNRFDLAMLKPFLTEDTVLAGTFTGGADISWQAGQGLPQAKVSLVGNGISVRQQMQGNTLPIDFDTFTLNAGLDRGRAQLGWLMAIRENGRFSGDIQVTDPQGRRNLGGSVTINNISLALLNPALSKGEKAAGILNANLRLAGDVARPQLFGQMVLERLDIDGNWMPIDLTNGRLAVNFSGMSSTLQGFLKTDNGQLNLGGNADWSQPDAWRARIAAKGQKLRVTIPPMARLDVSPDIVFEATPQLFALNGSVSIPWARIVVKDMPESAVAVSSDEVMLDAQRQPLKKASAAIPINSNLTIRVGNDVQLDAFGLAARLQGDLKMVQDERGLGLNGQIDIPSGRFKAYGQDLIVRKGLILFSGPPDQPILNIEAVRNPDNTADDVTAGVRVTGMAATPKLEVFSDPAMSQQEALSYLLRGQGLDSGGADSSAMTSMLVGLGVAQSGQVVGKIGEAFGVSNLALDTQGVGDNSQVVVSGYVLPGLQVKYGVGIFDSLATLTLRYRLMPKLYLEAVSGISQALDVLYQFEF, encoded by the coding sequence ATGATGGATGATAAAAACGAAAAAAAAGCACAGGATCCGGTGACAGAAGAAAACGTCATGCCTGATAGCGCGCCGACGACGCCAGCGCGGAAAGGACGCTGGTGGAAAAAGATAGGTATCGGGATCGTCGCCTTCTTATTACTGCTCATTGTCGGGCTAGGGCTGCTGGTGGGAACTACGCCGGGCCTGCATCTATTGCTGAATACCGCCGCGCGCGTGGTGCCGGGACTCGATATTGCCAGCGTGAGCGGTGGCTGGCGTGATTTAACGCTGAAAAATGTCAGCTACGAGATGCCGGGCGTGACGGTAAAGGTTGATGAATTTCATCTGTCGCTGGCGTTAGGGTGTTTACGCAAAAGCCAGTTGTGCATCAATGATCTCTCGGCGAACCGCGTGGATGTCGTCGTGGATACCAAAGCCTTGCCAGCGGCAGAAGAATCACCGCCTCCTTCGACGCCAGTCACGGAAATCTCAGCACCTTTCCCTATTTCTCTGCGTCAGTTGGTACTCAATAGCGTTCAGGTTACCGTCGATGATACAGCGATTTCGCTGGGCGAATTCCGTACGGGAATGCAGTGGGAAGGACGTGCGCTGACGCTGTTGCCGACCAAAATTAGTGCGCTGCTGGTGGCTTTGCCGAAAACACCTGTCGATGTGTTGGAAGATGGCAAAGTGACGGCGGCTGAAATGGCATCCGTCATCAAAGAAACAGCGGCGAACGTACGCGAGGCGGTTGAGCAAGGCTCCTCGCAAACGCTTCAAATCGATAAAGTGCTAGAGGCAAATAACACGGTCGCGGCAGCCACCACCACGACACCGATACTGACAGCATCGACACCCAAAACAGATAGCGCATCTGACAAGCCAGCAGTGCCTGAACAGCCACTGGGTGAACGCCTGAGCGCACTGTTCTCCAAACCGCTGCTGCCGGATCTACCGCAGTTCACGCTGCCACTGGATCTGAACATTGTCGAGATTCATGGCGAACAGCTGCGGCTGACGGGCGATCAGGACATTTTGATTAATAACCTGTTCGTGCAGGCGTCGACCCAACAGCAGCATTTGCGTCTGGACAAATTGATCGTGCAATCGCCGCAGGGCGGATTGAATGTGCGCGGTGAGGCGACGCTCAGTGATAACTGGCCCGTTTCGCTAACGGCGAACGGCGTGTTGAACGTCGATCCGCTCAAGGGCGAAAAGCTGAAACTGACGGTCGACGGCGGCCTGCGCGAACAGCTGAATGTGGCATTGAATCTCTCGGGGCCGCAGCGTGCACAGGTAGACCTACAAACTAAACTGGCGGAAGCCGGGCTGCCGCTGGCGTTGACGCTGCAAACCGAGCGTGTGCGCTGGCCGCTGACGGGGGCAACACAGTATCAGGCTAGCAACGTCAGGCTGCGTTTTAACGGCAAAGCGACCGACTACGCGCTGTCGCTGCGCGGCGACCTCAGCGGAGCGGACATTCCCCCCGCGACGCTGTTGCTGGATGGCAAAGGCAACGAGCAGCAGTTTACGCTGAGCCGTCTGCGGCTGGCAGCGTTGCAGGGCAATGCCGATCTGAGTGCGCTTATCGACTGGAGTAAAGCGATAAGCTGGCGCAGTGAACTCCTGCTGAACGGGATTAACACCGCGAAACAGTGGCCCGAATGGCCCGCGAAAATAGACGGGAAAATAACGACTCGCGGCAGCGTCTATGGCGGTAGCTGGCAGTTGCAGGTGCCTGAATTGCGGCTGGACGGTAACGTGAAAGCGAACAAGCTCACGGCCAGAGGTGAACTACGCGGTAACGCCGCGGGCCAGTGGACAATACCTGGGCTGAATCTGGCGTTAGGCCGTAACCAACTGAACGTTAAGGGCGACCTGAGCGACAAGTGGCAGTTGGATGCGGACATCAATGCGCCGTCGCTGGATGGTATGTTGCCCGGCCTCGCGGGGCGCGCCATCGGTACGCTCAAACTACGCGGCAATCTGCGTGAACCGCAGATGTTAGCGGATATCACGGCTTCTGGGCTGCGCTGGCAAGCTATCACGATTAGCCAGGTGAGGGTGGAAGGCGATGTACGTTCTGAGCAGCAGATTCAGGGCAAGCTCGCGGTGCGTCTTGAAGATCTGAAGCAAGATGGCCTGAATATTAGTCTGTTAACGCTGGATGCCAGCGGCAACGAGAAACAGCACCAGCTCCGATTGAATATGCAGGGTGAGCCGGTCGCGGGGCAATTAGCGCTTTCAGGCAGCTTCGATCGTCAGGAACAACGCTGGCGTGGCACGTTGAGCAATACCCGTTTCGACACCCCTGTGGGGGAATGGCGTCTGACACAGGATATGGCGCTGGATTACCTGAATACGCAGCAGAAGATCACAATTGGCACGCACTGCTGGCGTAATCCGAACGCAGAACTTTGTGTACCAAAAGCGATTGAAGCGGGGCCGAGCGGACAGGCAAGCGTTCGACTGAACCGTTTCGATCTTGCCATGTTAAAACCGTTCCTGACGGAGGATACGGTGCTGGCTGGGACGTTCACGGGCGGTGCCGATATCAGCTGGCAGGCGGGACAAGGCTTACCGCAGGCGAAAGTATCGCTGGTAGGGAACGGCATCAGCGTTCGCCAACAGATGCAGGGCAATACGTTGCCGATTGATTTCGATACTTTTACGTTGAATGCCGGGCTCGATCGCGGGCGGGCGCAGCTTGGCTGGCTGATGGCGATTCGCGAAAACGGGCGCTTCAGCGGTGATATTCAAGTGACCGATCCACAGGGTCGGCGCAATCTCGGCGGCAGCGTCACGATCAATAATATTTCGTTGGCGTTGCTCAACCCTGCATTGAGCAAAGGAGAAAAAGCGGCGGGGATACTGAATGCGAACCTGCGTCTCGCGGGAGATGTCGCTCGCCCGCAGTTATTCGGCCAGATGGTGCTGGAACGGTTGGATATTGATGGCAACTGGATGCCGATTGACCTGACCAATGGGCGACTGGCGGTGAACTTCAGTGGGATGTCGTCAACGCTGCAAGGTTTCCTGAAAACGGATAATGGACAGTTAAATCTTGGTGGGAACGCGGACTGGTCGCAGCCTGATGCCTGGCGTGCGCGAATTGCCGCGAAAGGCCAGAAGTTGCGGGTGACGATTCCGCCTATGGCGAGGCTGGATGTTTCGCCAGATATTGTTTTCGAGGCCACGCCGCAGCTGTTTGCGTTAAACGGATCGGTCAGTATTCCGTGGGCGCGTATCGTGGTTAAAGATATGCCGGAAAGCGCGGTGGCGGTGTCGTCGGATGAAGTGATGCTCGATGCTCAGCGCCAGCCGCTGAAAAAAGCCAGCGCTGCGATTCCTATTAATAGCAACCTCACGATCCGCGTTGGTAATGATGTACAGCTAGATGCATTTGGGCTTGCCGCCCGTCTACAGGGTGACCTGAAGATGGTTCAGGACGAGCGCGGACTAGGGCTAAACGGCCAGATCGATATTCCGTCCGGCCGCTTTAAAGCCTATGGACAAGATTTGATCGTCCGTAAAGGACTGATTTTGTTCTCTGGCCCGCCCGACCAGCCGATCCTGAATATCGAAGCCGTGCGTAATCCAGACAACACTGCTGACGACGTTACCGCAGGCGTGCGCGTCACTGGCATGGCTGCTACACCGAAGCTGGAAGTCTTCTCCGATCCGGCGATGTCGCAGCAGGAAGCGCTCTCTTATCTGCTGCGTGGACAGGGTTTGGACAGCGGCGGAGCAGATAGCTCGGCGATGACCTCAATGTTAGTAGGTTTAGGGGTTGCACAAAGTGGTCAAGTTGTGGGTAAAATCGGCGAGGCCTTTGGCGTAAGTAATTTAGCTCTGGATACACAGGGTGTTGGCGATAATTCTCAGGTTGTCGTCAGCGGTTACGTCCTTCCGGGTCTGCAAGTGAAATATGGAGTTGGCATATTCGATTCTTTGGCAACGTTAACGCTGCGTTACCGCCTGATGCCAAAGCTATACTTGGAAGCGGTGTCTGGAATTAGTCAGGCATTAGATGTGCTCTATCAGTTTGAGTTCTAG
- a CDS encoding outer membrane protein assembly factor, translating into MCALLMLAPDSQAASVRLQVMGLEGQLQKNVRAGLSTIAVDEVNADGRFRSRVDEAIRQGLRALGYYDPQIGFEFRPAVNGGRPVLIATVTPGEPVKIAGVNITLRGGAHDDKDYQQLVKDDRPEIGSVLNHSDYDRFKSGLNGLSLRKGYFDARFQQSQLGVMREEREAFWDIDFDSGERYRFGAVNFQGAQIRDDYLQNLVPFHEGDVYTSEDLGELNRRLSASGWFNSVVVSPNFEQSKSTKVLPLDAVVTPRTRNRIETGVGYATDVGPRFKTTWNKPWVNSRGHSLESSLSVSAPEQSLDFSYKIPLLKNPLEQYYLLQGGFKREDLNDTKSDGTTVNVARYWDLSSGWQRAINLRWSLDHFTQASVTDTTMLIYPGVSINRTRQRGGLMPVWGDTQRYSIDISDTTWGSDIDFAVVQAQNVWIRTLADKHRFVARGNLGWIETNNFSRVPPSLRFFAGGDRSIRGYKYKSISPRDSDGKLTGASKLATGSLEYQYNVTGKWWSAVFVDSGEAVNDIKRSNFKTGTGVGVRWASPIGPVKLDVAMPIGDAEKKNDVQFYIALGPEL; encoded by the coding sequence ATGTGCGCGCTGCTCATGTTGGCGCCAGATAGCCAGGCGGCGAGTGTGCGTCTGCAAGTCATGGGGCTGGAAGGGCAGCTACAAAAAAATGTGCGGGCAGGTTTATCTACCATTGCGGTCGATGAGGTTAATGCTGACGGACGTTTTCGGTCACGCGTTGATGAGGCGATCCGTCAGGGGTTGCGTGCGCTCGGCTATTACGATCCACAGATTGGTTTTGAATTTCGACCTGCCGTTAATGGTGGGCGACCTGTATTGATTGCGACTGTTACGCCCGGCGAACCGGTAAAAATTGCTGGTGTGAACATCACCTTGCGTGGCGGTGCGCATGACGATAAAGACTATCAGCAGCTGGTTAAAGACGATCGTCCTGAAATTGGTTCTGTGTTGAATCACAGTGATTACGATCGCTTTAAAAGCGGGTTGAACGGCTTGTCATTACGCAAAGGCTATTTTGATGCACGCTTCCAGCAAAGCCAGCTCGGCGTGATGCGCGAAGAGAGAGAAGCATTTTGGGACATCGATTTTGATAGTGGGGAACGCTATCGTTTTGGCGCTGTGAATTTTCAGGGCGCACAAATCCGCGATGATTATCTGCAAAATCTGGTACCGTTTCATGAAGGCGATGTTTACACCAGTGAGGATCTCGGTGAGTTAAACCGTCGCCTCTCTGCGTCGGGATGGTTTAATTCCGTCGTGGTATCGCCCAATTTCGAACAGTCAAAAAGCACCAAGGTTCTGCCGCTTGACGCTGTGGTGACGCCGCGAACCCGCAACCGCATCGAAACTGGGGTGGGTTATGCCACTGATGTTGGCCCTCGTTTTAAAACGACCTGGAATAAACCTTGGGTGAATTCTCGGGGCCACAGTCTGGAAAGCAGCCTGAGCGTGTCTGCGCCGGAGCAATCACTCGATTTTAGCTACAAAATTCCCTTGTTGAAGAACCCGCTTGAGCAGTATTACCTGTTGCAAGGCGGTTTTAAACGCGAAGATCTCAACGATACCAAATCCGATGGCACCACGGTGAATGTTGCACGCTACTGGGATCTTTCCAGCGGCTGGCAACGGGCGATCAACCTGCGCTGGAGCCTCGATCACTTTACGCAGGCGAGCGTGACGGATACCACGATGCTGATCTATCCGGGCGTGAGCATTAACCGAACTCGTCAACGCGGCGGGCTGATGCCGGTATGGGGTGATACGCAGCGTTATTCTATCGATATTTCCGACACTACCTGGGGATCGGATATCGATTTTGCCGTGGTTCAGGCGCAGAACGTCTGGATTCGTACGCTGGCGGATAAACACCGTTTTGTCGCGCGCGGCAATCTGGGCTGGATTGAGACCAATAATTTCTCCCGCGTTCCTCCCTCACTGCGTTTCTTTGCCGGTGGCGATCGCAGCATTCGTGGGTATAAATACAAATCTATTTCGCCGCGTGACAGCGACGGCAAACTGACCGGTGCGTCCAAGCTGGCGACTGGCTCGCTCGAGTACCAATACAACGTGACGGGAAAATGGTGGAGCGCGGTTTTTGTTGATTCAGGTGAAGCGGTGAATGACATCAAACGGAGTAACTTCAAGACTGGCACGGGTGTCGGTGTGCGCTGGGCCTCGCCGATTGGCCCAGTGAAACTCGATGTTGCCATGCCGATCGGCGATGCAGAGAAGAAGAACGATGTTCAGTTCTATATCGCACTGGGGCCTGAATTATGA
- the msrA gene encoding peptide-methionine (S)-S-oxide reductase MsrA, giving the protein MNSIDKTQRITQSDALPGRSTPMPVARLHVVHEHSMTHVPDHMSVAIFAMGCFWGAERLFWQQPGIYSTAAGYIGGYTPNPTYREVCSGQTDHAEAVRVVFDPATISYSQLLQLFWENHDPAQGMRQGGDIGSQYRSAIYTLTPEQEQAAQASLQRFQQAMRENSDGRAISTEIEPAGPFYYAEEDHQQYLHKNPNGYCGLGGIGVCLPPPR; this is encoded by the coding sequence ATGAATTCGATTGATAAGACGCAGCGGATTACGCAATCCGATGCTTTACCGGGGCGTTCCACCCCTATGCCAGTAGCCAGGCTGCACGTCGTGCATGAACATTCCATGACGCATGTGCCGGACCACATGTCTGTCGCTATTTTTGCGATGGGCTGCTTCTGGGGCGCAGAGCGTTTGTTCTGGCAACAGCCGGGCATCTACAGCACCGCTGCGGGTTATATCGGTGGTTACACGCCCAATCCGACCTACCGTGAAGTGTGCAGCGGGCAAACCGACCACGCCGAAGCAGTGCGTGTCGTTTTCGACCCTGCGACTATCAGCTACAGCCAATTGCTGCAATTATTTTGGGAAAATCACGACCCCGCACAGGGTATGCGTCAGGGTGGTGATATCGGCAGCCAGTATCGCTCCGCCATTTATACGCTCACTCCCGAGCAGGAACAGGCCGCGCAGGCGAGCCTTCAGCGCTTTCAACAGGCGATGAGGGAGAACAGCGACGGTCGTGCGATCAGCACAGAAATCGAACCTGCGGGCCCGTTCTATTATGCGGAAGAGGATCACCAGCAATATCTGCACAAGAATCCGAACGGCTACTGTGGATTAGGCGGCATCGGCGTCTGTCTGCCGCCTCCGCGTTGA